From a region of the Gordonia sp. PP30 genome:
- a CDS encoding AMP-binding protein: MRVTPWPPELRAQYLADGVWTDQVFDDLLTARSTDPAFAGRIAVADAERALTYAELDERVGALAAGFAARGIGPDTRVLLQIPNCVAFIEALFALWRARALPIFGLPAHRESELVGIARAAGAAAIISPAARLGFDYRALAETVAAQVDSVTQLIDCDGLEDLWAPPIDHGRADPEDLGFLQLSGGSTGTPKLIPRTHADYLYSVRRSNEVCGVDDATVYLVVLPCGHNFPMSSPGILGALHAGGTVVLADSPAPSAAWPLLEARRATMVGLVPPLARLWTETAENGAAHDLSSLRTVQVGGARCPDELARRIGPALGVELQQVFGMAEGLVCYTRFGDDEDEVVTTQGRPMSTWDQLRLVDEDGALVTDGPGFLETQGPYTIRSYWDGVSPSSFAPDGWYRTGDVVEFSPAGNLIVRGRGTDRINRGGEKVSAEQVEEHLLAHPAVRDAIVVAVADQYLGERTCAYVIPADPEAPPKLAELRSSLRGAGLAEWKLPDTVKILETFPETGVGKVSRRALREALSG, encoded by the coding sequence ATGCGAGTGACACCGTGGCCCCCCGAACTCCGTGCTCAGTACCTGGCCGACGGCGTGTGGACCGACCAGGTCTTCGACGACCTGCTCACCGCCCGGTCGACGGACCCGGCGTTCGCCGGCCGGATCGCCGTGGCCGACGCCGAGCGCGCGCTCACCTACGCCGAACTGGACGAGCGAGTGGGCGCCTTGGCCGCCGGATTCGCCGCCCGCGGAATCGGCCCGGACACCCGGGTGCTGTTGCAGATCCCGAACTGCGTGGCCTTCATCGAGGCGCTGTTCGCGCTCTGGCGGGCGCGGGCGCTGCCGATCTTCGGCCTCCCCGCGCACCGGGAGAGCGAGCTCGTCGGCATCGCGCGGGCGGCCGGCGCGGCGGCGATCATCTCGCCCGCGGCCCGGCTCGGATTCGACTACCGGGCACTGGCCGAGACGGTCGCCGCACAGGTCGACAGTGTGACTCAGCTGATCGACTGCGACGGTCTGGAGGACCTGTGGGCGCCGCCGATCGACCACGGCCGGGCCGATCCGGAGGACCTCGGTTTCCTCCAACTGTCCGGTGGCAGCACCGGCACCCCGAAGCTGATCCCGCGAACCCACGCCGACTATCTCTACAGTGTGCGCCGCAGCAACGAGGTCTGCGGCGTCGACGACGCCACCGTCTACCTGGTGGTGCTGCCGTGCGGTCACAACTTCCCGATGAGCTCGCCGGGCATCCTCGGCGCGCTGCACGCCGGCGGCACGGTGGTGCTCGCCGATTCGCCCGCGCCGTCGGCGGCCTGGCCGCTGCTCGAGGCGCGGCGCGCGACGATGGTGGGCCTGGTTCCGCCGCTGGCCCGGCTCTGGACCGAGACCGCGGAGAACGGCGCCGCGCACGACCTGTCGAGTCTGCGCACGGTGCAGGTCGGCGGGGCGCGCTGCCCCGACGAGCTGGCCCGGCGCATCGGCCCGGCCCTCGGCGTGGAGCTGCAACAGGTGTTCGGCATGGCCGAGGGGCTGGTCTGCTACACGCGGTTCGGCGACGACGAAGACGAGGTCGTCACCACCCAGGGCCGGCCGATGTCGACCTGGGATCAGCTGCGGCTGGTCGACGAGGACGGCGCGCTCGTCACCGACGGTCCCGGCTTCCTGGAGACCCAGGGGCCGTACACGATCCGCTCGTACTGGGACGGGGTCAGCCCGTCGTCGTTCGCCCCGGACGGCTGGTACCGCACCGGAGACGTGGTCGAATTCTCGCCGGCCGGCAATCTGATCGTCCGCGGGCGCGGCACCGACCGGATCAACCGGGGCGGCGAGAAGGTCTCGGCGGAGCAGGTGGAGGAGCACCTGCTGGCGCATCCGGCCGTCCGCGATGCCATCGTGGTGGCCGTCGCCGACCAGTACCTCGGCGAACGCACCTGCGCCTACGTGATCCCGGCGGACCCCGAGGCGCCGCCGAAGCTAGCCGAGTTGCGGTCCAGTCTGCGCGGCGCCGGGCTGGCGGAGTGGAAGCTGCCGGACACCGTGAAGATCCTCGAGACGTTCCCGGAGACCGGGGTCGGCAAGGTCAGCCGGCGCGCCCTGCGCGAGGCGCTCTCCGGCTGA
- a CDS encoding siderophore-interacting protein yields MPALLFTAESVEDITPHMRRIVFRGEPVARYIATGQFPNIKILLPRPDGSYGVPELDDPSCGADTAIRTIPELHERVRTYTVRRYDAQEQTLAIDFVLHGDEGLASAWAHRAQPGTTLGIAGGGGRPISPADDYVIAGDETALPAIGNILENLPAHARGTAYIEVGDESARQELTAPAGFEIRWLCREGAPAGTATLLSAAVADHPVTDGTFAWAAAESAEVLAIRKDLRGRGVERRKMLVIGYWRRGLDENGYARKANHDRDDREYDDHDHHGVGETVRGGAARLASRLSRKR; encoded by the coding sequence ATGCCTGCCCTCCTGTTCACCGCCGAGTCCGTCGAGGACATCACCCCGCACATGCGCCGGATCGTCTTCCGCGGCGAGCCGGTGGCCCGGTACATCGCCACCGGCCAGTTCCCGAACATCAAGATCCTGCTGCCGCGGCCGGACGGGTCGTACGGGGTGCCCGAGCTCGACGACCCGTCGTGCGGCGCCGACACCGCGATCCGGACGATCCCCGAACTGCACGAACGCGTCCGCACCTACACCGTGCGGCGGTACGACGCGCAGGAGCAGACCCTCGCCATCGACTTCGTGCTGCACGGCGACGAGGGCCTCGCCTCCGCGTGGGCGCACCGCGCGCAGCCCGGCACCACCCTGGGCATCGCCGGTGGCGGTGGGCGCCCGATCAGCCCCGCCGACGACTACGTGATCGCCGGCGACGAGACCGCGCTCCCGGCGATCGGCAACATCCTGGAGAATCTGCCCGCGCACGCGCGCGGCACCGCGTACATCGAGGTCGGCGACGAGTCCGCACGGCAGGAGCTGACCGCCCCGGCCGGATTCGAGATCCGGTGGCTCTGCCGGGAGGGCGCCCCGGCGGGCACCGCCACCCTGCTCTCGGCGGCCGTCGCCGATCACCCGGTCACCGACGGCACCTTCGCCTGGGCCGCCGCCGAGTCGGCGGAGGTCCTGGCCATCCGCAAGGACCTGCGCGGCCGCGGCGTCGAGCGCCGGAAGATGCTGGTGATCGGCTACTGGCGGCGGGGCCTCGACGAGAACGGGTACGCCCGCAAGGCCAACCACGACCGCGACGACCGGGAGTACGACGACCACGACCACCACGGCGTCGGCGAGACCGTCCGCGGCGGCGCCGCGCGCCTGGCCTCCCGGCTCAGCCGGAAGCGCTGA
- a CDS encoding non-ribosomal peptide synthetase: MTNRTPVPLTMSQAALWFGQTLDPENPTFNVCDAVELSGEIDLELLTRATHLAVTESDALTTRIVETGDGIRQLPGDAVLDPPPVLASGTGNLWDRAHEVISAWTARPHDLTAEPGVAHWILHGGDRTLWILAAHHALIDAYGLSLVFTRGAEIYRGLAAGDDAAGRRLGSLHEVITADLDYLDSPTCADDAAFWAGRLDGSSDRPADAAQARTVRSIRTTIAPLTGGNWAATVVAAAAAFGARRTGTRHQSLGFLLMNRLGLAAARVPTTAVNLVPLAVPTRPADQVAAVIEATATAMRTVSAHQRHRGALIGDDPTLTAGLARHAGTVVNVKPFATVLDFAGIRGVVHSIDRGPVQDYALTVAIGPDGRPEVILDADAARYDVAEATALLDAFAAFLQDFAAPEAAGRPLASLPLTTAAQRAHVLALGDGGTNPEGTTPVLDRFDATVAAQPEALAVVAHDATLTFAALAERSRRVAVALRAAGVEAEDRVAVVAESSAAALAAILGVWRAGAAYVPVDPSYPAARIAHQLTDSRPAAVLVGAPDRGLVEGLTGATILDLAGHPASSGESAGRRSHPDAAAYVIYTSGSTGTPKGVVITQRAIATLLGAHRNFTMRAPRQRLLATHTLSFDSSVSNIAWLCDGHTLHVIERADVTSADLVVDYVRRHRIDYVDAVPVLIEEYVRAGLIEPAARRHVPGTLSTGGEAFPPGLWERLTDRPDVTVFNLYGPTEATVEITYTEVTDTPVPSIGVPALGARLYVLDAHLQLVAEGATGELYVGTPQLARGYHDRPALTAERFVASPFGDGTRLYRTGDLVRWNAFGGLDYLGRADDQVQLAGFRIEFGEVEALVEAAARQTGIGVERVVADVRPAPSGPRRLVAYLVGTDGDDFAGLRAALAATAPAHLVPAVFVPAATLPRAPSGKTDRAALPDPWAGRTGAIVAPGDGAEAILAKIVADLLDLDEVDPDDDFFTLGGDSIIAIGVTSRARAAGLTVTPRQVFELRTPRALAAAATDSAGPAGAADPVHAAGRAPLTPLMRRVLRHGGIGGFAQARVLRVPAGLGTGLLDEALTAVVHAHPVLAAALDGDALVVPGPAATPAVALTEHDLSGTVDLEARVEALAAAAARDLDPAGPGLLRALLLRGLPGEDDWDALVLVVHHLAVDGVSWRILTEDLRAVTGQLSRARAAAPDPEGTSWREWALALTARAQEPDILDSSPRWAHPGGAPSEIGLGTRPLDPAVDTATGMRRREIEFPADAAVGRLPQLYNTGPTEILLGTLAVAIGTVAAAPGSRRLFVDVEGHGRDEALVPGTDLSRTVGWFTALRPVPVDLPSGTGPAEIDAAEVDAVIKQVKETLAAPRFSGLEYGLLTELGPAATARPASPVLFNYLGRLTTGEGDAPFSSLWPQRPLLVLRDDAMPASHPLEVNAVTVPAVSGSVVRAEFSWAAGVVDDAHIDEIARAWTALLTLLDDPELHPALGGATPSDSLVDDLTQDEIDEFSALFA; this comes from the coding sequence ATGACGAACCGCACCCCCGTCCCGCTCACCATGAGCCAGGCCGCGCTCTGGTTCGGCCAGACCCTCGACCCGGAGAACCCGACCTTCAACGTCTGCGACGCGGTCGAGTTGTCCGGCGAGATCGACCTCGAACTCCTCACCCGCGCAACGCATCTCGCGGTCACCGAGTCCGACGCGCTGACCACCCGGATCGTCGAGACCGGCGACGGCATCCGGCAACTGCCGGGCGATGCCGTCCTCGATCCGCCGCCGGTACTGGCCTCCGGGACCGGGAACCTCTGGGACCGCGCGCACGAGGTGATCTCCGCGTGGACCGCCCGGCCGCACGACCTGACCGCCGAACCGGGGGTGGCGCACTGGATCCTGCACGGCGGCGACCGCACGCTCTGGATCCTCGCCGCTCACCACGCGCTGATCGACGCGTACGGGCTCTCGCTGGTGTTCACCCGGGGCGCCGAGATCTACCGCGGCCTGGCCGCCGGGGACGACGCCGCCGGCCGACGGCTCGGTTCCCTGCACGAGGTGATCACCGCCGACCTGGACTACCTGGACTCCCCCACCTGCGCCGACGACGCCGCGTTCTGGGCCGGACGGCTCGACGGATCGAGCGATCGCCCGGCGGACGCCGCACAGGCCCGCACGGTCCGCAGCATCCGCACCACCATCGCGCCGCTGACCGGTGGGAACTGGGCCGCGACGGTGGTCGCCGCGGCCGCCGCCTTCGGGGCCCGCCGCACCGGTACCCGCCACCAGAGCCTCGGCTTCCTGCTGATGAACCGGCTCGGTCTCGCCGCCGCCCGCGTCCCGACCACCGCGGTGAATCTGGTGCCGCTCGCCGTGCCGACCCGGCCCGCGGACCAGGTCGCGGCCGTCATCGAGGCCACCGCCACCGCGATGCGCACGGTCTCCGCGCACCAGCGCCATCGCGGTGCACTCATCGGCGACGACCCCACTCTCACCGCGGGCCTGGCCCGGCACGCGGGCACCGTCGTCAACGTCAAACCCTTCGCCACCGTCCTCGACTTCGCCGGGATCCGCGGCGTCGTTCACTCGATCGACCGCGGGCCCGTGCAGGACTACGCGCTGACCGTGGCGATCGGCCCCGACGGCCGTCCGGAGGTGATCCTCGACGCCGACGCCGCCCGGTACGACGTCGCGGAAGCCACCGCGCTGCTCGATGCCTTCGCGGCGTTCCTGCAGGATTTCGCGGCGCCGGAGGCCGCCGGGCGCCCGCTGGCGTCGTTGCCGCTGACCACCGCGGCACAGCGCGCCCACGTGCTGGCCCTCGGCGACGGCGGCACGAATCCGGAGGGCACGACCCCGGTGCTGGACCGCTTCGACGCGACCGTCGCCGCGCAGCCAGAGGCGCTCGCCGTCGTCGCCCACGACGCGACGCTCACCTTCGCCGCGCTGGCCGAACGGTCACGCCGGGTCGCCGTCGCGCTGCGTGCGGCGGGGGTCGAGGCGGAGGACCGCGTCGCCGTCGTCGCCGAGTCGTCGGCGGCCGCGCTGGCGGCGATCCTCGGCGTCTGGCGCGCCGGAGCGGCGTACGTGCCGGTCGACCCGTCGTATCCGGCCGCGCGGATCGCTCATCAGCTCACCGACAGCCGGCCCGCGGCGGTGCTGGTCGGCGCGCCCGATCGCGGTCTGGTGGAGGGTCTGACCGGCGCGACGATCCTCGACCTCGCCGGGCACCCGGCGTCGTCCGGCGAATCCGCCGGACGACGCTCGCACCCGGATGCGGCCGCCTACGTGATCTACACCTCCGGTTCCACCGGCACGCCCAAGGGCGTGGTGATCACCCAGCGGGCGATCGCCACGCTGCTCGGCGCGCACCGGAACTTCACGATGCGGGCACCGCGGCAGCGACTGCTCGCCACCCACACCCTCTCGTTCGATTCGTCGGTCTCGAACATCGCGTGGCTGTGCGACGGCCACACGCTGCACGTCATCGAGCGCGCCGATGTCACCTCCGCGGACCTGGTGGTCGACTACGTGCGCCGGCACCGGATCGACTACGTCGACGCGGTGCCGGTCCTGATCGAGGAGTACGTCCGCGCCGGGCTGATCGAGCCCGCGGCGAGGCGGCATGTCCCTGGCACGCTCTCCACCGGCGGCGAGGCCTTCCCACCGGGGCTGTGGGAGCGACTGACCGACCGTCCCGACGTGACCGTCTTCAACCTGTACGGCCCGACCGAGGCCACGGTGGAGATCACCTACACCGAGGTCACCGACACCCCCGTCCCGTCGATCGGGGTGCCCGCGCTCGGCGCGCGGCTGTACGTGCTCGACGCCCATCTGCAGTTGGTCGCCGAGGGGGCGACCGGGGAACTGTACGTCGGCACGCCGCAGCTGGCACGCGGCTACCACGACCGGCCCGCGCTCACCGCCGAACGCTTCGTGGCGAGTCCGTTCGGCGACGGAACACGCTTGTACCGCACCGGTGATCTGGTGCGCTGGAACGCCTTCGGCGGGCTGGACTACCTCGGCCGCGCCGACGACCAGGTGCAGCTGGCCGGCTTCCGGATCGAGTTCGGCGAGGTCGAGGCGCTGGTCGAGGCCGCGGCCCGGCAGACCGGGATCGGTGTGGAGCGCGTCGTCGCCGACGTCCGGCCCGCCCCGAGCGGGCCGCGCCGCCTCGTGGCGTACCTCGTCGGCACCGACGGCGACGACTTCGCCGGGCTCCGCGCCGCACTCGCCGCGACCGCGCCGGCCCACCTGGTGCCCGCCGTCTTCGTTCCGGCGGCGACGCTGCCGCGCGCCCCGTCCGGCAAGACGGACCGCGCCGCGCTGCCGGACCCCTGGGCGGGCCGAACCGGGGCGATCGTCGCGCCGGGCGACGGCGCCGAAGCGATCCTCGCGAAGATCGTCGCCGATCTCCTCGACCTGGACGAGGTGGACCCGGACGACGACTTCTTCACGCTCGGCGGGGACAGCATCATCGCCATCGGCGTGACCTCGCGGGCCCGCGCCGCCGGCCTGACCGTGACGCCCCGCCAGGTCTTCGAATTGCGTACCCCGCGGGCCCTCGCCGCGGCCGCCACCGACAGCGCCGGACCCGCGGGAGCGGCCGACCCGGTGCACGCGGCCGGCCGGGCACCGCTGACCCCGCTCATGCGCCGGGTGCTGCGCCACGGCGGAATCGGCGGCTTCGCACAGGCGCGGGTACTGCGGGTGCCCGCCGGGCTCGGGACCGGGCTGCTCGACGAGGCGCTGACCGCCGTCGTGCACGCCCACCCGGTGCTGGCCGCCGCCCTGGACGGCGACGCCCTCGTCGTACCCGGGCCGGCGGCGACACCGGCCGTCGCCCTCACCGAGCACGACCTGTCCGGCACCGTCGACCTCGAGGCGCGCGTCGAGGCCCTCGCCGCGGCCGCCGCTCGCGATCTCGACCCCGCGGGCCCGGGCCTGCTGCGGGCGCTGCTGCTCCGCGGCCTCCCGGGCGAGGACGACTGGGACGCGCTGGTCCTCGTGGTGCATCACCTGGCCGTCGACGGGGTGTCGTGGCGGATCCTCACCGAGGATCTGCGCGCGGTGACCGGGCAGCTCTCCCGTGCCCGGGCGGCCGCCCCCGACCCGGAGGGCACGTCGTGGCGGGAGTGGGCGCTGGCGCTCACCGCGCGTGCTCAGGAGCCCGACATCCTCGACTCGTCCCCGCGGTGGGCGCACCCGGGCGGCGCGCCGTCCGAGATCGGCCTCGGGACCCGTCCCCTCGACCCGGCCGTCGACACCGCGACCGGGATGCGGCGCCGGGAGATCGAGTTCCCGGCCGACGCGGCCGTCGGGCGCCTGCCCCAGCTGTACAACACCGGCCCCACCGAGATCCTGCTCGGCACCCTCGCGGTGGCGATCGGCACCGTCGCCGCGGCGCCGGGCTCCCGGCGGCTGTTCGTCGACGTCGAAGGTCACGGCCGTGACGAGGCACTGGTCCCCGGCACGGATCTGTCGCGCACGGTCGGCTGGTTCACCGCGCTGCGGCCGGTACCGGTCGATCTGCCGTCCGGGACCGGCCCGGCCGAGATCGACGCGGCCGAGGTCGACGCGGTGATCAAGCAGGTCAAGGAGACCCTCGCCGCACCGCGCTTCTCCGGTCTGGAGTACGGGCTGCTCACCGAGCTGGGTCCCGCGGCGACGGCACGCCCGGCGTCGCCCGTGCTGTTCAACTACCTGGGGCGGCTCACCACCGGCGAGGGAGACGCGCCGTTCTCGTCGCTCTGGCCGCAGCGTCCGCTCCTGGTCCTCCGCGACGACGCGATGCCCGCGTCGCACCCGCTCGAGGTCAACGCCGTGACGGTGCCCGCCGTCTCCGGAAGTGTGGTCCGCGCCGAGTTCTCCTGGGCCGCGGGAGTCGTCGACGACGCGCACATCGACGAGATCGCCCGGGCCTGGACCGCGCTGCTCACCCTGCTGGACGACCCCGAGCTGCACCCCGCGCTCGGCGGTGCCACCCCCTCGGACTCGCTCGTCGACGACCTGACCCAGGACGAGATCGACGAGTTCTCCGCCCTGTTCGCCTGA